One window of Nicotiana tomentosiformis chromosome 11, ASM39032v3, whole genome shotgun sequence genomic DNA carries:
- the LOC138901012 gene encoding uncharacterized protein, which translates to MSSEALLRLDKFTKLFPAHLSGAPSNYPYDYLDHCHEVLRNMGIVETNRVDFSMFQIMGSVNRWWRDYILTRPAGLPALTWDQFSELFLEKFIPVTQREEYRRQFEYLWQGSMTVTLYETRFGDLAHHTIILLPIKRERVRRFIDGPIYTTRLQMAKEIRSDISFQSAANITRKIEMVHAQERGQVLDKRPRHSGGFSGASSGGRGSNGPYVPYPGQPAYSAPSAPISALPI; encoded by the exons atgtcttctgaggctttattgagattggacaagtttactaagctctttccagctCACTTAAGTGGTGCACCTTCTAATTACCCATATGATTATCTTGAccactgccatgaggtgctacggaacatgggtatagttgagaccaatagggtcgatttttCTATGTTTCAGATAATGGGTTCCGTCAataggtggtggagagattatattttgaccagaccagctgggctgcctgcacttacttgggatcagttctcagagctatttctagagaagttcatccctGTCACTCAGAGAGAGGAGTACCGTAGGCAATTCGAGTATCTTtggcagggtagtatgactgttaccctgTACGAGACTCGTTTTGGGGACCTAGCCCATCATACTATTATCTTACTTCCTATTAAGAGGGAaagagtgaggagatttattgatggaccCATTTACACTaccaggctacagatggccaaggagatcaggagtgatatttccttccagTCAGCTGCAAACATTACTAGGAAAATTGAGATGGTTCACGCTCAGGAGAGGGGGCAGGTGttagataagaggcctcgtcattctggtggtttcagtggtgcctcatctggaggcaggg GGAGTAAtggtccttatgtgccttatCCTGGGCAGCCAGCTTatagtgcaccatcagctcctatcagtgcgctTCCAATTTAG